A region from the Flavobacteriales bacterium genome encodes:
- the nuoL gene encoding NADH-quinone oxidoreductase subunit L, which translates to MDFQQLAQLTWLVPALPLVGALVIAALRNKLKGNTAGYLATAMTSIAFVVSLLTFIAHKPGEQAHATVHLFNWIDLPAMQVAMDLRIDALSLVMMLIVTGIGSLIHLYSVGYMHDDKRVNTFFALLNLFSFAMLMLVMGGNFLVTFIGWEGVGLCSYLLIGFWYTVPAYNYAARKAFIMNRIGDLGFLIALAMILYQFGSLDYGAVLDKSSTISTGGPWITTVTLLLFVGACGKSAQLPLFTWLPDAMAGPTPVSALIHAATMVTAGIFLLVRSSALFVLAPLTMDVVMVVGLVTALVTATIGVFQNDIKKVLAYSTVSQLGLMFVALGVGAFSAAMFHVTTHAFFKALLFLGAGSVIHALHGEQDIRKMGGLKGVTKVTYFTFLMGTLAIAGIPLFSGFFSKDAILMAAYQEHPILYAATLLVSLLTCFYMFRLLFLTFFGTYRGKAHPHESPAVMTVPLIVLAVLSVVGGVLNLPHLVGGHETMKHYLETAADGIGAEHLHLSASTEWMLMGITVGLIALVIWFAYGRFVKKTTLDAEADQLPFFQRLLANKWYVDELYAALFEKPYGWLSKQLDAIMERRIVDGAVNLVGSSTMRFGKLVRRAQSGNVSFYLFAMVVGVIGFLILTLWNA; encoded by the coding sequence ATGGACTTCCAGCAACTTGCCCAACTCACCTGGCTCGTGCCTGCGCTACCGCTCGTGGGCGCGCTGGTCATTGCTGCGCTGCGCAACAAGCTGAAGGGCAATACGGCGGGATATCTCGCCACGGCGATGACATCCATCGCCTTCGTGGTGTCGCTGCTCACGTTCATCGCGCACAAGCCCGGGGAGCAGGCCCACGCCACCGTGCACCTCTTCAACTGGATCGACCTGCCCGCCATGCAGGTGGCCATGGACCTGCGCATCGACGCGCTCAGCCTGGTGATGATGCTGATCGTCACGGGCATCGGTTCACTGATCCACTTGTACTCCGTCGGCTACATGCACGACGACAAGCGGGTGAACACCTTTTTCGCCCTGCTGAACCTCTTCAGCTTCGCCATGCTGATGCTGGTGATGGGCGGCAATTTCCTCGTCACCTTCATTGGTTGGGAGGGCGTAGGCCTGTGCAGCTACTTGCTCATCGGCTTCTGGTACACCGTACCGGCATACAACTACGCAGCCCGCAAGGCCTTCATCATGAACCGCATCGGCGATCTGGGCTTCCTGATCGCTTTGGCGATGATCCTGTACCAATTCGGCAGCTTGGATTACGGCGCGGTGCTCGACAAGTCCAGCACCATCAGCACAGGCGGGCCTTGGATCACCACCGTTACGCTGCTGCTCTTCGTGGGCGCCTGCGGCAAGAGCGCGCAGCTCCCCCTTTTCACCTGGCTGCCCGATGCCATGGCCGGTCCCACACCGGTGAGCGCGCTCATCCACGCTGCTACCATGGTCACGGCGGGCATCTTCCTGCTGGTGCGCAGCAGCGCGCTCTTCGTGCTGGCCCCGCTCACCATGGACGTGGTGATGGTGGTGGGCCTCGTTACCGCCTTGGTCACTGCCACCATCGGTGTGTTCCAGAACGACATCAAGAAGGTGCTGGCCTACTCCACGGTAAGCCAGCTTGGTCTGATGTTCGTTGCGCTCGGTGTTGGCGCGTTCAGTGCGGCCATGTTCCACGTTACCACGCACGCCTTCTTCAAGGCGCTGCTGTTCCTGGGCGCGGGCAGCGTCATCCATGCGTTGCACGGCGAGCAGGACATCCGCAAGATGGGCGGCCTCAAGGGCGTAACCAAGGTGACCTACTTCACCTTCCTCATGGGCACGCTGGCCATCGCGGGCATCCCGTTGTTCAGCGGCTTCTTCAGCAAGGACGCCATCCTCATGGCGGCTTACCAGGAGCATCCGATCCTGTACGCGGCCACGTTGCTCGTGAGCCTGCTCACATGCTTCTACATGTTCCGGCTGTTGTTCCTGACCTTCTTCGGCACCTACCGTGGAAAGGCGCATCCGCACGAGAGCCCTGCCGTGATGACCGTGCCGCTGATCGTGCTGGCTGTGCTGAGCGTGGTCGGGGGCGTGCTGAACCTGCCGCATTTGGTTGGCGGCCATGAGACGATGAAGCATTACTTGGAAACGGCGGCGGACGGCATTGGTGCGGAACACCTGCACCTGAGTGCTTCAACCGAGTGGATGCTTATGGGGATCACAGTCGGCCTGATCGCGCTGGTCATCTGGTTCGCGTACGGCCGTTTCGTGAAGAAGACCACATTGGATGCAGAGGCCGATCAACTACCCTTCTTCCAGCGCCTGCTTGCCAACAAGTGGTACGTGGATGAGCTCTATGCCGCGCTCTTCGAGAAACCGTACGGCTGGCTGAGCAAACAGCTCGATGCCATCATGGAGCGCCGCATCGTAGATGGCGCGGTGAACCTCGTTGGCAGCAGCACCATGCGCTTCGGCAAACTCGTGCGTCGGGCGCAGAGCGGCAACGTGAGCTTCTACCTGTTCGCCATGGTGGTGGGCGTCATCGGCTTCCTCATCCTTACCCTTTGGAACGCATGA
- the nuoK gene encoding NADH-quinone oxidoreductase subunit NuoK, producing MNEIVTAINSVPLDRYVFLSFVLFSIGLAGALFRRNTIIVLMCLELMFNSVNLLLTAFSAHHGDAGGQVFVFFIMLVAAAEVTVGLAILVMMKRNVDSIDINQLNRMRG from the coding sequence ATGAACGAGATCGTCACCGCCATCAACTCCGTGCCGCTGGACCGCTATGTGTTCCTGAGCTTCGTGCTGTTCAGCATCGGGCTGGCCGGCGCGCTGTTCCGTCGCAACACCATCATCGTGCTCATGTGCCTTGAGCTGATGTTCAACAGTGTGAACCTGTTGCTCACCGCCTTCAGCGCCCACCACGGCGATGCCGGTGGGCAGGTGTTCGTGTTCTTCATCATGCTCGTGGCCGCAGCGGAAGTCACCGTGGGCCTGGCCATCCTGGTGATGATGAAGCGCAACGTGGACAGCATCGATATCAACCAGTTGAACCGGATGCGCGGGTGA